A single region of the Triticum dicoccoides isolate Atlit2015 ecotype Zavitan chromosome 2B, WEW_v2.0, whole genome shotgun sequence genome encodes:
- the LOC119364569 gene encoding uncharacterized protein LOC119364569 — MSMSYDGSQSEDRQSEEVQSAYKKFSAGDEDAIRGFVNLDETEEQNEENEWSWVPQEEDHLAESASSLEKAQEVLEKFFKKNEDLESEMLKLSELGKGFVAEDSHDGNIGLPYIEADVLGMNQKMECLELKLKEASDTITEKDSRLSELQLLINSAHTPTLQTEPVNIDELEAELESHLQDKIEAEIQCLVMVKARQNWQARAEDQIALDEHRLSAGDDMRMLLKLQDTEKKIVMLKEQVDRLEAHEKELSVTTEVLRMQSKTFKIGLFGLLQLIMLCLSLKMFFAQDSARFDDLVPT; from the exons ATGTCGATGAGTTACGATGGGTCTCAAAGTGAGGATCGGCAAAGTGAGGAGGTTCAGTCAGCATACAAAAAGTTCAGTGCAGGGGATGAGGACGCGATAAGGGGTTTTGTAAATTTGGATGAAACTGAAGAGCAAAATGAAGAAAATGAGTGGAGTTGGGTGCCCCAAGAGGAGGATCATCTTGCTGAATCAGCTTCTTCGCTTGAGAAAGCACAAGAAGTTCTTGAAAAATTCTTCAAGAAAAATGAAGATCTTGAAAGTG AGATGCTGAAATTGTCAGAACTTGGCAAGGGGTTTGTGGCTGAGGATTCACATGATGGCAACATAGGTTTGCCTTATATAGAGGCTGATGTACTGGGGATGAATCAAAAGATGGAATGTCTTGAACTGAAACTGAAAGAAGCGTCAGATACTATCACAGAGAAGGATTCAAGATTATCCGAGCTCCAGTTACTTATCAACAGTGCACATACACCAACGCTGCAGACGGAGCCCGTCAACATTGATGAGTTGGAGGCCGAGCTTGAGAGCCACCTTCAGGACAAAATCGAAGCCGAGATTCAGTGTCTGGTCATGGTGAAAGCGAGACAAAACTGGCAAGCCCGGGCCGAGGACCAGATCGCGTTGGACGAGCACAGGCTCTCCGCCGGGGACGACATGAGAATGTTGCTCAAGCTGCAAGACACGGAGAAGAAGATCGTGATGCTGAAGGAACAGGTGGACAGACTAGAGGCCCACGAGAAGGAGCTGTCGGTGACGACGGAGGTCCTGAGGATGCAAAGCAAGACCTTCAAGATCGGCCTCTTCGGTCTCCTCCAGCTGATCATGCTGTGCCTTTCCCTCAAGATGTTCTTCGCCCAGGACTCTGCCCGCTTCGACGATCTCGTACCGACATGA
- the LOC119367931 gene encoding uncharacterized protein LOC119367931: MDLRAFYFQAAEAAATATVTATEDDDVTTPKLSPSAAVPQEGQSSGSASPVAVVMNSEGSGGARDLIYPECGKAFLSDKAMYGHLRCHPGRRNKGAIRPPTPVASASSVTRGDAKARKVLWMEDDLPTKWPLTAKRGRTPTVATSVTVQPVSVLESTYSAEEEAANTLLDLAQNARNAAVAEQEMQMPQADQFELPAHHVADPVAPEPEQPVIPDMAAGADALQHVQQAETHAPVEHIFGIILQPQAPGVEPSNFIAASEPVNNSAPVVVRDEDKSISPAVKKLKKRRFHDPVGQSPDSSQPPPDPEDVRPPVRRIPSPASDRRYACPSCYKSFPTHQALGGHMASHNRAIRCAAAQQVDGLAVAQAVQNILAHRQRQESANASASGIVGEDLQISLRPPKPVSHTCVRCRQIFSTGQALGGHMRKHFLEDRLQAAAAAAAPATAPPALAAAAAVALAIAPAAVPAAQDGAPRDFDLNEMMPWE; this comes from the coding sequence ATGGACTTGCGGGCCTTCTACTtccaggcggcggaggcggcggcgacggcgacggtgacggccACGGAGGACGACGACGTGACGACACCCAAGCTCTCCCCCAGCGCAGCGGTGCCGCAGGAAGGCCAGAGCAGTGGCAGCGCTTCCCCGGTGGCGGTGGTGATGAACAGCGAGGGAAGCGGCGGCGCGCGCGACCTGATCTACCCCGAGTGCGGCAAGGCCTTCCTGTCGGACAAGGCCATGTACGGGCACCTCAGGTGCCACCCGGGGAGGAGAAACAAGGGGGCGATCCGCCCGCCGACGCCGGTCGCCTCCGCCTCTTCTGTGACCCGCGGAGACGCCAAGGCGAGGAAAGTGCTGTGGATGGAGGATGACCTCCCGACCAAATGGCCGTTGACGGCCAAGCGCGGCCGCACTCCGACCGTGGCCACCTCCGTCACCGTGCAGCCCGTGTCCGTGCTGGAGTCCACCTACAGCGCGGAGGAGGAGGCTGCCAACACTCTCTTGGACTTGGCCCAGAACGCCCGCAACGCCGCCGTTGCGGAGCAGGAGATGCAGATGCCACAGGCCGATCAGTTCGAGCTACCAGCTCATCATGTCGCTGACCCCGTCGCGCCGGAGCCCGAGCAGCCTGTGATACCAGACATGGCCGCCGGCGCCGACGCGTTGCAGCACGTGCAGCAGGCCGAGACGCATGCGCCGGTGGAGCACATCTTCGGCATCATCTTGCAGCCCCAGGCGCCCGGGGTCGAGCCGTCCAATTTCATCGCAGCGTCGGAGCCTGTGAACAATTCTGCACCCGTCGTGGTCCGCGACGAGGACAAGTCCATCTCCCCTGCCGTCAAGAAGCTAAAGAAGCGACGGTTCCATGATCCAGTTGGCCAGAGTCCAGATTCCTCTCAGCCGCCGCCAGATCCCGAGGACGTCAGGCCGCCGGTGAGGCGCATACCGTCGCCGGCGTCAGATCGGAGGTACGCATGCCCGTCGTGCTACaagtcgttccccacccaccaagcCCTAGGCGGCCACATGGCGAGCCACAACAGGGCCATCAGGTGCGCCGCCGCGCAGCAGGTGGACGGGCTCGCCGTGGCCCAGGCCGTGCAAAACATCTTGGCCCATCGCCAGCGCCAAGAGAGCGCCAACGCCAGCGCCAGCGGGATCGTCGGCGAGGATCTACAGATCAGCCTCCGGCCGCCGAAGCCGGTGTCGCACACATGCGTCCGGTGCCGTCAGATCTTCTCCACCGGGCAGGCGCTCGGCGGCCACATGCGGAAGCACTTTCTCGAGGACAGGCTGCAGGCGGCCGCTGCCGCCGCGGCGCCGGCCACTGCTCCGCCTGCTCTGGCCGCAGCAGCCGCCGTGGCGCTGGCCATTGCTCCGGCAGCAGTACCAGCGGCCCAAGATGGGGCCCCCCGGGACTTTGATCTCAACGAGATGATGCCTTGGGAATGA